Genomic window (Rhizobium sp. NLR16a):
GGCCCGGCACGACGGCGACGCGGGCGGCAATGGCGCTCATCGAGCGGGCGATGTCGTCGGCGAGGCCGATGACGCGCGACGATTTGATGCCGGGCGCCGGCTCCAGTTCGTACAGCGTGACGACCGGGCCTGGGCGGACGTGAATGATCTCGCCCTTGACGCCGAAATCCTCCAGCACACCCTCGAGCATGCGGGCATTCTGCTCCAGCGCATCGGCCGACAGTGTCGAATCGCGCACCACGTTCCTGGGCTCGGCGAGCAAATGCATCGAGGGAAGCTGGAAACCCTCGGGACGAATGAACGAACCCTGCGCTTCCCGTTCGACCCGGGCACCGGGCTTCGGACGCGTGATCGCCGGGACGACGCGTGGTTCCGGCTTGGCGGCGGCTTTTGCCGGCGCGCGGATCGTCCAGTCGTCATCATCGTCGTCGGGCAGAATGTCGGCCGGACGCGGCGGCATGTCGGTATCGAAGGGCGGATCGTCGTCCTCATCCTCGTCGTCGATGGAAAGCGACGGCGCGGCGACGACGCGGCGGGGCGAAGCCGAGCGCGGCTCCATCGATGGCTCCAGGCGCTCGCTGCGGACGGCCGGCGCTTTGGGGCGGACCGGTTCGTTCAGTGTGCCGAATTCATCGTCGTTGAAATCATAAGGCGACTCGAAATCGCCCTGGCGCCGCTGGCGCGGTCCTATGCCGAAGAGCCGGCGCAGTCGGCCCTGGCTCATGAACCATGCATGCGTCATGGCGCCGCTGAACGCAACCCAGCGCGATTCGTCCTCTTCCTCGTCCTCGTCTCCGACCACCCGCGCCTTGCTTGTTGTCTCGACGTAATCGTCCTCGGTTTCGTCATCGGCGCTGCGGCCGACGAGGCCTGATGCGAAGAGCATCATCCAGGCCGTCGGTACAGCAAAAATGCAGCCGACGACCATGGCGAAGGTGCCGGTTGGATAAGCGCCGACGAAGAGTGCGGGAAAGCGCAGGATCATATCGCCGATGACGCCGCCGATGCCGTTCGGGATCGGCCAGGTGAGCGGCGGCGGAAAACAGCCGATGACGGCGGACGAAAGCACCGAGCCGGCAAGCCAGGCGCCGATGCGGACGGGAATGCGGTCGAAGCGACGACCGGAGATCATCGTCAGCGCCCAGGCAACGATCGGCAGCATCGCCACGACACTGGCAAGCCCCAGAAACTGCATGACGATATCGGCAAAGGCGGCACCGCTGTAGCCGAGAACATTCGTCGGCAGGTTGGCGGTGGCGTAGGAATAGCTCGGATCGGCGACATTCCATGTCGCCAGCGCCGCAACTGAGAAAGCCAGCAGCAGAAAGATCGCAAAGCCGATGAGTGCCTGGATCTGCCGCAGCATGAATGCCGAGAAGGAGAACCGATCCGGACGGCCATCCATTGCCGGCGACGTGCTTCTTGCCATGTGTCTAACCCGTCCAATGCCTGAGGGCAGGCGAATCGCCGAAGCCTCGCCATGCCAAATGCGTCCGCTCTACCTAACCAGAGCGGGGTTAAAGTGATGTTAACCATGCAAGTACCGGCACGCATTCCGGCCGATAAAAAAAAGCCCGAACCTTTGAAGGTCCGGGCCAAATGCGGTCTACGAGCTTTTCCGGGTCTAACCCGGAAAAGCTCGAGGTAGGCCGCGACGGGCCGTGTGGGGCGCCCTCATGCGGGGCGCCCGAAGCCGATGTTACGAGTGATAGGCGGCTTCGCCGTGGGTCGAGAGGTCGAGACCTTCGCGCTCGGCTTCGACGGAGACCCGCAGGCCGATGACGACGTCGACGATCTTGTAGAGGATCGCCGAACCGATGCCCGACCACAGAAGCGTGGTGAGAACACCCTTCGCCTGGTTCAGGACCTGGGTTGCCGTGCCGGCATAGGTGGCGGCGAAATCAGCCGTCGAATAGTCGACGATGCCTGCACCGCCCAGCGCCGGATTGACGAGGATGCCGGTGCCGAGAGCGCCGATGATGCCGCCGACGCAATGGACGCCGAAGACGTCGAGGCTGTCGTCATAGTTGAACTTGTTCTTCACGACGTCGACGAAGAAGTAGCAGATCGGCGAGACGACGAGACCGAGAACGATCGAGCCCATCGGGCCGGCAAAACCTGCCGCCGGCGTGATGGCGACGAGACCGGCGACGGCACCCGAAGCGCCGCCGAGCATCGAGGCCTTGCCGCGGGCGAGGCTTTCGACGATGCACCAGGACACGGCGGCGGCGGCCGTCGCGACGAAGGTGTTGATCATGGCAAGCGATGCGTAGCCATTGGCTTCGAGGTTGGAGCCGGCGTTGAAGCCGAACCAGCCGACCCAGAGCAGCGAGGCACCGACCATGGTCAGCGTCATCGAATGCGGGGCCATGATTTCCTTCTTATAGCCGGTGCGCTTGCCGAGCATGATGGCGCCGACAAGGCCGGCGATACCGGCATTGATGTGAACGACCGTACCGCCGGCGAAGTCGATTGCGCCGTAAGAGAAGATCAGGCCGGCCGGTGCGCTGTAGGAGCTCGGGCCGCCCCAGAACCAGACCATGTGCGCCATCGGGAAGTAGATGAAGGTGACCCAAAGCACGACGAAGAGCATGACCGCCGAGAACTTGACGCGTTCGGCGAAGGCGCCGACGATCAGACCGGGCGTGATGCAGGCGAAGGTCATCTGGAAGACGATGAAGGTGTATTCGGGAATGGCGACGCCCTTCGAGAAGGTTTCGGCGAGCGACGAGGTGTTGACGCCGGCGAGGAAGGCCTTGGAGAAGCCGCCGATGAAGCTGTTCAGCGAACCGCCGTCGGTGAAGGCGAGCGAATAGCCGTAGGTCACCCAGATCAGCGACACGACAGCCGTGATCATGAAGACCTGCATCAGCACGGAGAGCATGTTTTTGGCGCGCACGAGACCGCCGTAGAAAAGCGCAAGGCCGGGGATGGTCATCAGAAGGACGAGCGCCGAGGAGACGAGCATCCAGGTATTGTCACCCTTGTCCATGGTGAAGGCAGGAGCAGCGGCGGCAGCGGCTGGCGCGGCAGTCTCCTGCGCAAAAGCGACGGCCGGCGCAAGAAGCGCGGCCGATGCTGCGCCGACCCGCGCAAAGGTGGAAGAAAACTTCGAGATTGACATTGGAAAAGGCTCCTTGATCTGCCGTTTACAGCGCTTCTGAATCGGTTTCGCCCGTACGGATGCGCACGGCATGGTCGATCGAATAGACGAAAATCTTGCCGTCACCGATCTGGCCGGTCTTGGCCGATGCCGCGATGGCTTCGACCGCCCTGTCGACAAGTTCCGATGCAACCGCGATTTCGATCTTGAGCTTCGGCAGGAAGCTGACCGCATATTCGGTGCCGCGATAAATTTCGGTATGTCCCTTCTGACGTCCGTAACCCTTCACTTCGGTTACGGTCAGGCCCTGAATGCCGATCGCCGTAAGCGCTTCGCGGACCTCATCGAGCTTGAACGGCTTGATAATAGCCATCACAATTTTCATCTGGTTTCCCATCCTTCGTTATCCTCGGCGCGGAGCCGACTCTCCTTGCCGCTGACGTTCCTGAACAGCGACCGGCGATATACATTCAAAGGACGTGCCAGATTCGAAGCCGAAGTTAACTTATTGAAAAATAAATGTTATAATTGGCAATACCAATAAACAGGCAATTGATCGAGCAATAAGCGCACAAATAATGCGCAAATTTGCAAATATGCCCGTTATTTATTCATTTGCCTTTTTCCGAATCAATCCTTCTTGCGCGACGGATGCGATCAACACACCTGTTCGCGTGAACAGGCTGCCGCGAGTCAATCCCCTGGCGCCCGAAGCCGAGGGGCTGTCCTGCGTATAAAGCAGCCAGTCGTCGAGCTTGCACGGCCGGTGGAACCACATGGAGTGATCGAGACTTGCGACCTGCAGGCTCTGATCGAAGATAGACGTTCCGTGCGCATAAAGCGACGTATCGAGCAGTGTCATGTCAGAGAGATAGGCCAGCACCGCAGCCTGATAGAGCCGGTCATCGGGAATCGGACCGGTGGCGCGCACCCAGACATCCTGCCGGGGGTCGAGTTTCCTGTCGGAAAAATAATGGGTCAGCGAGACGGGGCGGATCTCGATCGGCCGCTCGCGCTCCCAGTATTTCCGGATCGCTTCCGGCGCATGCGCAAGAAATTGCTCCTTGATCTGCTGTTCGCCGAGCACCTCTTCGGGCATTGCCACGTCGGGCATGGCGACCTGATGGTCGAAGCCCGCTTCCTCCAACTGGAAAGAAGCCGACAGCGCGAAGATCGCTTTGCCGTGCTGGATCGCGACGACCCGCCGGGTATTGAAGCTCGATCCGTCGCGGATGCGTTCCACCTGGTAGATGATCGGCACCGAGGGATCGCCGGGGCGCATGAAGTAAGCGTGCAGCGAATGGACGAAGCGCTCGGACCCGATGGTACGCTGTGCCGCCATCAGCGCCTGGCCGATCACTTGGCCGCCGAAGACCCGCTGCCAGCCGACCTGCGGACTGCGGCCGCGGAAGATATCGACCTCGATCGGCTCGAGATCGAGCGTCGCAAGCAGCCTCTCCATCGCCGAGGGCTCGGTCGTCTCGCGCGTCATTTTGTATGCCTCCCGGCGGTAGGAAGTGAAGTTGCGATGATCTATATAGATCACATCTGAGGCACAAGGTACGGGAGCGGCGCGATGCTGGATATGCTGGTTGTGGGCGCGGGGTATGTCGGCCTTTCCGCGGCGGTCGCGGTCAAGCAGGCAGCGCCCCATCTGAACGTCACGGTCGTGGAGGCCGCCCCAGAGCATGTCTGGAAAAACGATACGCGCGCCTCAGCCATCATCGCGGCGGCCTCAAAGATGCTCGACGTCTTCGGCATCTGGAACGAGATAGAGCCGGAAGCGCAGCCGATCACCAAGATGATCGTCACCGATTCCAGGACCTCCGATCCGGTCCGTCCCGTATTCCTGACGTTCGACGGCGAAGTGGAGGAAGGCCGGCCCTTCGCACACATGATCCCGAACGTTGCCATGGTGGCAGCACTGCGCGGCCTCTGCGAGCGGCTCGGCATCGACATCCGCCACGGGCTTGGGGCGACCGAATTCAAAACCCACGACAGCCATGCCGACGTCACGCTTTCGGACGGCAGCACGCTGGAATCCCGGCTGGTGGTTGCCTGCGACGGCGTGCGCTCGAGGCTGCGCGATCTCGCCGGCATCAGGACCGTCACCTGGGACTACGGCCAGTCCGGCATTGTCGCGACCGTCGAACATGAGCGGCCGCATGACGGCTGTGCCGAGGAGCATTTTTTGCCGGCCGGCCCCTTCGCCATCCTGCCCCTCAGGAACAACCGCTCCTCGCTCGT
Coding sequences:
- a CDS encoding P-II family nitrogen regulator, yielding MGNQMKIVMAIIKPFKLDEVREALTAIGIQGLTVTEVKGYGRQKGHTEIYRGTEYAVSFLPKLKIEIAVASELVDRAVEAIAASAKTGQIGDGKIFVYSIDHAVRIRTGETDSEAL
- a CDS encoding ubiquinone biosynthesis hydroxylase, with the translated sequence MLDMLVVGAGYVGLSAAVAVKQAAPHLNVTVVEAAPEHVWKNDTRASAIIAAASKMLDVFGIWNEIEPEAQPITKMIVTDSRTSDPVRPVFLTFDGEVEEGRPFAHMIPNVAMVAALRGLCERLGIDIRHGLGATEFKTHDSHADVTLSDGSTLESRLVVACDGVRSRLRDLAGIRTVTWDYGQSGIVATVEHERPHDGCAEEHFLPAGPFAILPLRNNRSSLVWTERTHDADRLVAADDLIFEEELERRFGHKLGALKVIGDKRAFPLGLTLARSFVAPRLALAGDAAHGIHPISGQGLNLGFKDVAALAETIVEADRLGLDIGSINILERYQTWRRFDTFRMGVTTDVLNRLFSNDAMPIRIARDVGLGIVDRLPRLKSFFISQAAGTAAKDNPRLLAGQTI
- a CDS encoding DNA translocase FtsK; protein product: MARSTSPAMDGRPDRFSFSAFMLRQIQALIGFAIFLLLAFSVAALATWNVADPSYSYATANLPTNVLGYSGAAFADIVMQFLGLASVVAMLPIVAWALTMISGRRFDRIPVRIGAWLAGSVLSSAVIGCFPPPLTWPIPNGIGGVIGDMILRFPALFVGAYPTGTFAMVVGCIFAVPTAWMMLFASGLVGRSADDETEDDYVETTSKARVVGDEDEEEDESRWVAFSGAMTHAWFMSQGRLRRLFGIGPRQRRQGDFESPYDFNDDEFGTLNEPVRPKAPAVRSERLEPSMEPRSASPRRVVAAPSLSIDDEDEDDDPPFDTDMPPRPADILPDDDDDDWTIRAPAKAAAKPEPRVVPAITRPKPGARVEREAQGSFIRPEGFQLPSMHLLAEPRNVVRDSTLSADALEQNARMLEGVLEDFGVKGEIIHVRPGPVVTLYELEPAPGIKSSRVIGLADDIARSMSAIAARVAVVPGRNAIGIELPNQTRETVYLRELIASRDFDGSKAKLAMALGKTIGGEAVIADLAKMPHLLVAGTTGSGKSVAINTMILSLLYRMTPEQCRLIMIDPKMLELSVYDGIPHLLSPVVTDPKKAVVALKWTVREMEERYKKMSKIGVRNIDGFNTRVEQALSKGEVISRTVQTGFDRNTGEAMYETEEFDLKPMPYIVVIIDEMADLMMVAGKDIEGAVQRLAQMARAAGIHVIMATQRPSVDVITGTIKANFPTRISFQVTSKIDSRTILGEQGAEQLLGMGDMLYMAGGGRIQRVHGPFVSDVEVEEIVSYLKTQGSPQYLDAITADDEEDGDYGGGGPAGTSNLSDSEDPYDQAVAIVLRDGKASTSYVQRRLGIGYNRAASLIERMEKEGIIGPANHAGKREILVPTEGDILDR
- a CDS encoding ammonium transporter, which translates into the protein MSISKFSSTFARVGAASAALLAPAVAFAQETAAPAAAAAAPAFTMDKGDNTWMLVSSALVLLMTIPGLALFYGGLVRAKNMLSVLMQVFMITAVVSLIWVTYGYSLAFTDGGSLNSFIGGFSKAFLAGVNTSSLAETFSKGVAIPEYTFIVFQMTFACITPGLIVGAFAERVKFSAVMLFVVLWVTFIYFPMAHMVWFWGGPSSYSAPAGLIFSYGAIDFAGGTVVHINAGIAGLVGAIMLGKRTGYKKEIMAPHSMTLTMVGASLLWVGWFGFNAGSNLEANGYASLAMINTFVATAAAAVSWCIVESLARGKASMLGGASGAVAGLVAITPAAGFAGPMGSIVLGLVVSPICYFFVDVVKNKFNYDDSLDVFGVHCVGGIIGALGTGILVNPALGGAGIVDYSTADFAATYAGTATQVLNQAKGVLTTLLWSGIGSAILYKIVDVVIGLRVSVEAEREGLDLSTHGEAAYHS
- the tesB gene encoding acyl-CoA thioesterase II — its product is MTRETTEPSAMERLLATLDLEPIEVDIFRGRSPQVGWQRVFGGQVIGQALMAAQRTIGSERFVHSLHAYFMRPGDPSVPIIYQVERIRDGSSFNTRRVVAIQHGKAIFALSASFQLEEAGFDHQVAMPDVAMPEEVLGEQQIKEQFLAHAPEAIRKYWERERPIEIRPVSLTHYFSDRKLDPRQDVWVRATGPIPDDRLYQAAVLAYLSDMTLLDTSLYAHGTSIFDQSLQVASLDHSMWFHRPCKLDDWLLYTQDSPSASGARGLTRGSLFTRTGVLIASVAQEGLIRKKANE